Proteins encoded within one genomic window of Nonomuraea gerenzanensis:
- the mads6 gene encoding methylation-associated defense system protein kinase MAD6 yields MAQIVGGGRPVNDAERRVIAYLRDHAPADWLLLHNVEVPRGHDVFEVDLLVLTGHSLVVVDVKGTRGRIEVSGTRWFPPRREAFGSPVTKLRGTAKALKGLLVSRATQLERVYVDSLVVLTSPDAQLVDPAGRDAVNVTDLPGLLATLSDTTRVRRGCSPDARPYLTAILDALNQTVRRSTAPPRYGNWEVEEQLGGDAKVTEYRAFNSTLPGSETVLLRVYQADPLADQQARAAERQRIANAYQTLARIPPHPCVVRSRDFFAIDDESRFVLVLDDVHGEALHLALGKGAPLGVIQDLLRGLAHAHAHGVVHRALTPAAVLVTDDGHAVLTGFDYAKPGPRNYTVAHELGNVLDAAYVAPECQERPDLMTTASDVYAAGVIAFQLLTGQLPTSGDAHGPDVPEVVRRMLDHSPAKRPSAAEALETLRGTPVQGSRLRRFVRRIVSRP; encoded by the coding sequence ATGGCACAGATCGTCGGCGGAGGACGTCCGGTCAACGACGCCGAGCGGCGCGTGATCGCATATCTCCGCGACCACGCGCCCGCCGACTGGCTGCTGCTGCACAACGTCGAGGTGCCACGCGGCCACGACGTCTTCGAGGTGGACCTGCTCGTGCTGACCGGCCACTCCCTCGTCGTGGTCGACGTCAAGGGCACGCGGGGGCGCATCGAGGTGTCGGGCACCCGCTGGTTCCCGCCGCGCAGGGAGGCGTTCGGCTCGCCGGTGACCAAGCTGCGGGGCACCGCCAAGGCGCTCAAGGGCCTGCTGGTCTCCAGGGCCACCCAGCTCGAGCGCGTCTACGTCGACAGCCTGGTCGTGCTCACCTCCCCCGACGCCCAGCTCGTCGACCCCGCCGGGCGCGACGCGGTCAACGTCACCGACCTGCCCGGCCTGCTGGCCACGCTGAGCGACACCACCCGGGTCAGGCGCGGGTGCAGCCCCGACGCCAGGCCGTACCTCACGGCGATCCTCGACGCGCTCAACCAGACCGTGCGCCGCAGCACGGCCCCGCCCCGCTACGGCAACTGGGAGGTGGAGGAGCAGCTCGGCGGCGACGCCAAGGTCACCGAGTACCGCGCGTTCAACTCCACGCTGCCCGGCAGCGAGACCGTGCTGCTGCGCGTCTACCAGGCCGATCCGCTGGCCGACCAGCAGGCGCGGGCGGCCGAGCGGCAGCGCATCGCCAACGCCTACCAGACGCTGGCCCGCATCCCGCCGCACCCGTGCGTGGTGCGCTCGCGCGACTTCTTCGCCATCGACGACGAGAGCCGCTTCGTGCTGGTGCTCGACGACGTCCACGGCGAGGCGCTGCACCTGGCGCTGGGCAAGGGCGCGCCGCTCGGCGTCATCCAGGACCTGCTGCGCGGGCTGGCCCACGCCCACGCCCACGGCGTGGTGCACCGGGCGCTCACCCCGGCCGCCGTGCTCGTCACCGACGACGGGCACGCGGTGCTGACCGGGTTCGACTACGCCAAGCCGGGCCCGCGCAACTACACCGTGGCCCACGAGCTGGGCAACGTGCTCGACGCCGCCTACGTGGCGCCGGAGTGCCAGGAGCGGCCCGACCTGATGACGACCGCCTCCGACGTGTACGCGGCCGGCGTCATCGCCTTCCAGCTCCTCACCGGCCAGCTCCCGACCAGCGGCGACGCCCACGGGCCCGACGTGCCCGAGGTGGTGCGCCGCATGCTCGACCACTCCCCCGCCAAGCGCCCGTCGGCGGCCGAGGCGCTGGAGACGCTGCGCGGCACCCCCGTGCAGGGCTCGCGCCTCAGGCGGTTCGTCCGTCGCATAGTGTCCCGGCCATGA